The stretch of DNA ACGCCGCGCTTCGCCCGTGACGCGGGCACCTACAGCACGGTCGAGACGAAGAAGGAGGAGAAGTGATGGCCAACTCCACCGCCACGATCGACACCGAGCTCCGAGTCGCACTGAAGAAGCTGCGCCTCGGGAAGATGATCCCCACGCTTCCCGAGCGGCTCCTGCTCGCCCGGCAGAACAACCTCTCGCACGAGGACTTGCTGCTCCTGCTCCTGCGGGACGAGATCGATCGGCGCGACAGCACCGCCACGGCGCGGCGCGCACACACCGCCGGGCTCGACCCAGACATGGTGCTCGAGCGCTGGGACAAGACCACCAAGGTCCACTTCGACCGACGTGTGCTCGACGAGCTCGTGTGCCTCCGCTTCGTCGAGAGCGCGCGCAACGTTGTGATCCTCGGCCCTGTCGGCGTCGGCAAGACCTTCCTCGCCACGGCCCTCGGACACATCGCATGCAGGCATCGCTTCCAGGTGATGCTCACGCGCGCCGACGACATGTTGCGACGTCTCAAGCAGAGCCGTCTCGACAACTCGCGCGACGCGCTGATGGTGGAGCTGACAACGATCGACTTGCTCATCATCGACGACTTCGCGCTCGAGCCCATGACCCGCGACGAGGGGCGCGACATCTACCAGCTCTTCGTCGAGCGCAACGGACGTGTCCCCACGATCGTGACCAGCAACCGCGACACGGCGGAGTGGATCGCGACCTTCGACGACATCCTGCTCGCACAGAGTGCCGTCGACCGATTCATCAACAACGCCTACGACCTCGTCGTCGAGGGTGAGTCCTACCGTCACCGGCTGAAGCCCAAGGTCACCGGCACAGAGAACCCGCCCGACGTGCCCATCGAGAAGCCCGACCGCCCCATCCGGCGCAAGCGCCGCTAGCGCGGCACGTCGTCGCCTCCGGCTCCTCCGGGCGT from Sandaracinaceae bacterium encodes:
- a CDS encoding ATP-binding protein yields the protein MANSTATIDTELRVALKKLRLGKMIPTLPERLLLARQNNLSHEDLLLLLLRDEIDRRDSTATARRAHTAGLDPDMVLERWDKTTKVHFDRRVLDELVCLRFVESARNVVILGPVGVGKTFLATALGHIACRHRFQVMLTRADDMLRRLKQSRLDNSRDALMVELTTIDLLIIDDFALEPMTRDEGRDIYQLFVERNGRVPTIVTSNRDTAEWIATFDDILLAQSAVDRFINNAYDLVVEGESYRHRLKPKVTGTENPPDVPIEKPDRPIRRKRR